From Lathamus discolor isolate bLatDis1 chromosome 15, bLatDis1.hap1, whole genome shotgun sequence, a single genomic window includes:
- the LOC136022461 gene encoding ectonucleoside triphosphate diphosphohydrolase 2-like, whose protein sequence is MSWRELLPPWLVIMAGLTGIVLLCVSTKDVPYTPLRTKYGIVLDAGPSRTNLFIYQWTTTKANKTGVIRECSSCPVQGLGVSNYADSPQKVMESLQPCLTWAQQEIPAEQHSQTPLYLGATASMRPLNLTRPILSDGLLAALKSSPFKFQGAQILSSSEKEAFNWVAVNYVLENFFKYDWRGQLVPSRKGMAGVLMVGGTSALLTAKVEEENQAPTEEVKLQLYGQTHRVYTHHCPCHGTAQLRSRLLALLIQDQRGAKTVSNPCWPISYSREVQWQSVHARPCAVSEVTSDISGPEVFNITGSSNPTTCMRLVRSLLNSSSSCNFFKHSLSGVFKPLQTRFLVISEAMDFMRETVPSPDLGQAVNRLCRMSVKELVKESQTSLDTLADYCLVSAFIFHLSTKGYTFDFNGSVWTSFQKKMGDRSSGWSLGYLLSLTNTIPQDSPSFLKGIEPGVWSLLLILFVVLLTGSFMRISYRVMVKENSFSNRNSSVFDDI, encoded by the exons ATGTCTTGGCGTGAACTGCTTCCCCCCTGGCTGGTGATCATGGCGGGACTGACAGGCATCGTGCTGCTCTGCGTCTCCACTAAAGATGTGCCCTACACCCCTCTCAGGACCAAG TATGGCATTGTTCTGGATGCTGGCCCATCCCGCACCAACCTGTTCATCTACCAGTGGACCACCACCAAGGCAAATAAGACCGGGGTGATCAGGGAATGTAGTTCCTGTCCTGTGCAAG GTCTGGGAGTCTCCAATTATGCAGATTCTCCTCAGAAAGTCATGGAGAGCCTGCAGCCCTGTTTGACCTGGGCCCAGCAAGAgatcccagcagagcagcacagccaaACCCCGCTCTACCTGGGAGCAACCGCCAGCATGAGGCCGCTGAA cCTCACCCGTCCCATCCTCTCTGATGGTCTCCTTGCAGCCCTGAAGTCATCTCCTTTCAAGTTTCAGGGGGCACAAATCCTGTCCAGTTCAGAAAAGGAAGCATTCAATTGGGTTGCTGTTAACTATGTCCTGGAGAACTTCTTCAAG TACGACTGGCGAGGACAGTTGGTCCCCTCCAGGAAGGGGATGGCAGGAGTCCTGATGGTGGGAGGAACCTCAGCACTGCTCACTGCCAAGGTGGAAGAGGAGAACCAGGCACCTACAGAGGAGGTGAAGCTGCAGCTGTATGGTCAGACACACAGAGTGTACACTCATCACTGCCCCTGCCACGGCACAGCCCAGCTCCGCAGCAGGCTACTCGCTCTTCTCATTCAA GATCAGAGAGGGGCTAAAACTGTGTCTaatccctgctggcccatctcCTACTCCCGGGAAGTGCAGTGGCAATCAGTGCATGCTAGGCCTTGTGCTGTCAGTGAGGTCACATCAGACATCTCTGGCCCTGAGGTCTTCAACATCACCGGCTCCAGCAATCCCACCACCTGCATGAGACTAGTGCGGAGCCTGCtcaactcctcctcctcctgcaacTTCTTCAAGCATTCCCTCAGCGGAGTCTTCAAGCCTCTCCAGACCAGGTTTTTG GTGATTTCTGAGGCCATGGACTTCATGAGAGAAACCGTGCCCTCTCCTGACTTGGGTCAGGCAGTCAACAGGCTTTGTAGGATGTCTGTCAAAGAG CTGGTGAAGGAGTCCCAGACAAGCCTGGATACACTTGCAGATTACTGCCTTGTGTCTGCCTTCATCTTTCACCTCAGTACAAAGGGATACACCTTTGACTTCAACGGGTCTGTTTGGACTTCATTCCAGAAGAAG aTGGGTGATAGGTCCTCTGGCTGGAGTCTGGGGTACCTGCTGAGTCTGACCAACACCATCCCCCAGGACAGCCCGAGCTTCCTCAAGGGGATTGAGCCAGGGGTCTGGTCTTTGCTCCTCATCCTCTTTGTCGTGCTGCTCACTGGCTCTTTCATGCGCATCTCATACCGAGTGATGGTGAAGGAGAACAGCTTCAGTAACAGGAACAGCAGTGTCTTTGATGACATCTGA
- the TUBB4B gene encoding tubulin beta-4B chain, which translates to MREIVHLQAGQCGNQIGAKFWEVISDEHGIDPTGTYHGDSDLQLERINVYYNEATGGKYVPRAVLVDLEPGTMDSVRSGPFGQIFRPDNFVFGQSGAGNNWAKGHYTEGAELVDSVLDVVRKEAESCDCLQGFQLTHSLGGGTGSGMGTLLISKIREEYPDRIMNTFSVVPSPKVSDTVVEPYNATLSVHQLVENTDETYCIDNEALYDICFRTLKLTTPTYGDLNHLVSATMSGVTTCLRFPGQLNADLRKLAVNMVPFPRLHFFMPGFAPLTSRGSQQYRALTVPELTQQMFDAKNMMAACDPRHGRYLTVAAVFRGRMSMKEVDEQMLNVQNKNSSYFVEWIPNNVKTAVCDIPPRGLKMSATFIGNSTAIQELFKRISEQFTAMFRRKAFLHWYTGEGMDEMEFTEAESNMNDLVSEYQQYQDATAEEEGEFEEEAEEEAE; encoded by the exons ATGAGGGAGATCGTGCACCTGCAGGCCGGGCAGTGCGGGAACCAGATCGGAGCCAAG TTCTGGGAGGTGATCAGCGACGAGCATGGCATCGATCCAACCGGTACCTACCATGGGGACAGCGACCTGCAGCTGGAGCGCATTAACGTCTATTACAACGAGGCCACAG GTGGCAAGTACGTGCCCCGCGCCGTGCTGGTGGACCTGGAGCCCGGCACCATGGACTCTGTGCGCTCCGGGCCCTTCGGCCAGATATTCAGGCCAGACAACTTCGTGTTCG GTCAGAGCGGCGCAGGAAACAACTGGGCAAAGGGCCATTATACGGAAGGTGCTGAATTAGTTGATTCTGTATTAGATGTTGtaaggaaggaggcagaaagcTGTGATTGTCTCCAGGGCTTTCAGCTTACTCACTCCCTTGGTGGTGGTACAGGCTCAGGTATGGGTACCCTCCTCATCAGCAAAATCCGTGAAGAGTACCCAGACCGAATTATGAATACTTTCAGTGTTGTTCCATCCCCTAAAGTGTCAGATACTGTAGTAGAGCCCTACAATGCCACACTCTCGGTTCACCAGCTTGTGGAGAACACAGATGAAACATACTGTATTGATAATGAAGCTCTCTATGACATATGCTTCAGAACACTGAAGTTAACCACTCCAACCTATGGTGATCTGAACCATTTAGTGTCAGCCACCATGAGCGGTGTTACCACCTGCCTGCGGTTCCCGGGCCAGCTCAATGCTGACCTGCGGAAGCTGGCAGTCAACATGGTTCCCTTCCCCCGTTTGCACTTCTTCATGCCTGGCTTTGCCCCTCTCACCAGCCGTGGGAGCCAACAGTACCGGGCTCTGACCGTGCCGGAGCTAACACAGCAGATGTTTGATGCAAAGAACATGATGGCTGCTTGTGACCCACGGCACGGCCGCTACCTGACCGTAGCTGCTGTGTTTAGAGGCCGTATGTCCATGAAAGAGGTGGATGAGCAAATGCTAAATGTTCAGAACAAAAATAGCAGCTATTTTGTGGAATGGATCCCTAATAACGTTAAAACGGCAGTCTGTGACATTCCACCTCGTGGCCTGAAAATGTCTGCCACCTTCATTGGGAACAGCACAGCCATCCAGGAGCTGTTCAAACGCATTTCTGAGCAGTTCACGGCCATGTTCCGCCGAAAGGCGTTCTTGCACTGGTACACAGGTGAGGGCATGGACGAGATGGAATTCACAGAGGCTGAGAGCAACATGAATGACCTGGTGTCTGAGTATCAGCAGTACCAGGATGCTACAGCTGAGGAGGAGGGGGAGTTtgaggaggaggctgaggaaGAGGCTGAGTAA